The stretch of DNA TCCACCTGTAGAGTGGATGATCCCTGAGGCTGGAAGGGGCACTCACCTGTCAATGGGGTGGATGATGACAGGGATGACCAGAAGCCCCAGTGCAGTGGTAGTCCACTTGCGGATGGACAGAGGCCAGCGGGTAGCAGTGCCCAGGATGTAGAGAGAGGCAGCACACACACGGTTGATAGTGAAGCCTGGGATGGCCACAGAAGCCAGAGCCTGCCACACGAAAGTGTCCACCACAGCCACAGTCACCCTGGTGCTGCGGCCTGTTTCAGGGCTTCGTACCTGGTAGGGACAAGAGATACTTCATCCAGCAGGGCAGAGGTGGGAAACGCTGTGGACAAGGGGCATGAGGTTGGACCAGGGGAGGGAAGTGGCCGGTTGGGGGTGTCCGGTTCTGGACTGTACCAAttcagggctgggggcaggatgTAGCACCCTACAAACAGGATGGGGGTATGGACTGCACCAGGCAAGGTTGTAGGGGTTGGACTGTCCCACAAGGGATTTTACCACATGCAAGGCTGGGGACTAAATCACAAGGGAGTGGACATAGGGTGGGGGGTTGAGAGGCAGGCTAACACTCACATCTCCTGCCTTCTTGCCCTTGTCAATGGCATCTGCCAGCACGTAGGAGCTGGATACACCATAGCTCAACCACACCACAGCCGCTGGCACCAGGGAGCGGAATGCCTCTCCCACCTCATTGGCATAGCCTGTTGGAGAGGAGACATTTAATTCCAGGGGTAGGAGTGGGTATGGTTTGCTCCACAAGGGGGCGCTAGTTCTAATTCCCAGCCTGCTAAGGAGGCTGCTGGGTGACCTTAGGTAAGTGATTTTACTTCTCCGAGCTTTCGATTCCCAGTCTATAAAGAGGCATCCATGAAACCCACTTCCATTCTAGGGCCATTGTGGGAGCGCTGAGTACAGTCACCATTGTCATCACTCACTTGCCTTCCCAGTCTGGGTTCTAGAAGCATGAGCACTAATGGAGAGACTGAGAGCAAGTTCCCTGATGAGGTACTCACCATGTCCCAGGCCTTTCCTGTGCCTTATCTCTTTCTACCCTTACAACTACCACCCCATGAGAGAGACGCTGCGTTCATTCCTTTATGCTGAGAAAACCGAGTCAAACTGAATCGGTATGAGGCCCCATAATCTGATTCTACAGccagtaacccccccccccccccccccgttcctccTAGCCGTTTGGAGCTTACACCTGGGAGACTGATCTGTACAGACAGAccccgggggcaggggtgggccgacctgagctgtgtgactctgggcaagtcccTAGCCCTCTCTGAGCCCAGTCTCTGGCCCGGGCAGAATGAGAACTAAGATCCTTCCACCTTCTCCAGGCCCCTGACCAGCGTCTGGCGACCCCTACCTCTCCAGCTACATGGTGAGGGGTCGCCGAGCCCCTCGCGCACCCCCGGCCCCCTCTCACCTAGGTACCGCACCCACGTGTCTCGGAAAATGTCGCGCTCAGCACCCCGCGGGGGCGGCTCGGACATGGCGCTTCCACCTCCGCACCAGCCACTGCAGCCGGTCCTGCACCGATACCACTTCAGCTTCCACTACCGCTCCAATCTGCCGCGGCAGCACCGGCTGAAGGTCCGGGACTGAAGGACAGGTCGCGCTGTCCCCGCCAGCAGGGAGCGTCTGCAAATTACCCCGCGCACTGAAGCCCCTCTCCCAGGCTTGGGCTTTACAGATTAATTTTCTTCACGTTTTTTCTGGGTTTGAGCGGTTGGCGCAGTCCTTTCCCACGACTGACTGACTGTAGTTTTGGAGCCTAAAAGAAGGGGGTTCAAATGCGGGAAGCTACACTTCCTAATTACACTtcatagctgtgtgacctcaggcaataGGCTGTACTTCGCTAAGcctcattttattaatgtattaatgtattaaatGCGGAACACAGTGTTCACTCCTCGGACAGTTGCAGGGATTATTTTTAGGTAACCATTTGTTAAGTTTACTGATCAGACCATTGACTAAAGACTCTAGACAGATTACTTTCTTAAAGCCTCCCACCAACCTGggacccccattttacagatgaggaaatagaggcacaaAAAAGATGGGTCACTTTCCAGGTCATACAGCTAAGTGGTGAAGCTGGCATTTGAATCCAGGCCGTGTGGCTCCAGATTCCACGCTCTTAAGGGGAGTTGAGTTAATGAGTCTGGGGAGTGAATGGTGAGCGCCCTGGAGAGGTGGGTATTTGGACTCGAGTGCCTTCCTGGCAGGTGCCATGTTCATTTATCAAGCTCTGGGTTCTAACTGGATCCATATAACCCTCAGACCAAGCTTCCTGGGGGCAGGAccttgattgaatgaatgaatgaatgaatgaacgaatgaatgaatgaatgaacgaatgaatgagtcaaGGGAAACAAGACTTCAGGGAAATGAGCAGAACAGAATGTGTGGtctggggggggggtagtggtTACTAAGAAACTCTTCCCCAGCTGGACCTCGGTTTACTCATGTGGGCAATGAGTGCACTTCACTAAAGCTCTGAATCCTTTGGATTTTGCCAGCGAAGATGCAGCCATTAAAGGCAGGTAGTCCTGGGTTCAATCCCAGTTGTGCCACCTATTAGCCACGTCAGTAAAATTTATGAGTAgtcagtatttactgagcactcactTGTTAAGGCTCCCTTCTAAGCGCTTTGCACGTAATTTCCTTGAATTTCTGCAACAACCCAGGGCCCTAACGAAGCACAGGGTTGTTGCATGGTACCTAGTATGCGCTCATTAAAGAATTAGCTTTTATTGTCATCaaataaaggcagagaaaataaagaccaCTGATTCAATATTAAGGGCCCCATTTTCAGCCCTGGCCGTCTCTGTCATCGTTCGGTCGTGTAGGTCAGCCGGTTGGCGGTGACCTCGCAGGAAGCTGGGCTTGGGCCCAAAGGTATCTCCAGCCCCGGAAACATCGGTAATGCTGACGCGGAATTAGGAGACGGTCCCTAGCACCACGTGAGCGTCGTTCGtccgcttcccccccccccccccccctcgggcCCACCGCAGGCGCTGCACGTACTCCCCAGACCCGCACTTAACAGCGCGCAAGAACCTTCCGGCGCGTAACGAGGGACCGAGTGGGGCGGGGCCTCCGCCCTGACCTTGAAGGCGGCCAGTAGCGCGCCCTGGTGCCCTTAACAAAGATGGCGGAAGACAGCAACCTGCTGGGCCAGCCTGGAGGCAAGCTGGCTGTTGGGCCCCAAGGGAAAGAGCGCGTCAGAGGGAAGTAACGGGTGACTTCTGCGCATGCGCCCCACCTATTGCCGGCTAGGTGCTGCTGAGGCGTCAATTTGGCGttctgagggaggggcagagaggagcgAGGCGGCGGGCATTGATTTCCACTTCCTGTGCACAGAATGTTGCTTTATTCATTGGTTAATTTTCCTAACAGAGCGTTGTAAACCAAGGTCGGGGTGACCCCTGCCAAGCGGTCTGGCTGCTGTCCACGCAGCCCAGCCCCTACTCAGTTTCACCAGACCATCTCCCCACGCTGGGCCGGGGCCTGGGTCTCGGAGGGAAAGCAGTCCCTGCGAGGGCCCAGGCGGGTTCGTTTTCCAGTGTTTGTTTGCAGGGCGTGGTGTTAAGTGCTGTGGTTGCCCCCAGGGTCCGTGCCCTCCAGTCCCTGGTCGCCAAGCTTTCCCTGTTCGTCACTGTGGATGAAGGGGCTGGGGACCTGTGAGGCCGTTTGTGGCTGCCCCCAGATGCTGGCCCGGGCTTTGGCCCCCTGCCCGGGCAGCCTCCCCGCCAGACACCAGGAACCCAATGCACCAGCCGAATGCCTCCCACAGAGATGGGACTGCCAAAGCATTGCTGAGGTCAGTCAGGAAGCGGCCTGGCCGGCACCGTGGGAGACTCAGACTGGGAAATGCACTCACTGAGATCTACTGTTTTGAGCCCACTTGTCATTTTTGTGTGGGGTGCTCAAATGGAGAGTTAACTTGATGAGAGGCCGGCAGCACTGAAAAGGGGGGGTGGAAGCCTCAGgactcacccccacccctaacCTCCCTGGCCCATCATGGAGCTGGGATCCCTGGAGGTAATTTCCCTGTGCTTTGTTTACCTTGGAGGACAGTGGCTGGGCACCAAATCTCACTGTCCTGAGAAGCTGAGTCACTGACAATCAGTAATTAAAGAGACAGCCAGTGGGTCCCAAGAATTGCAAAAATCTCAAGGTGGCCTTCCTGTCTACCCCTGAGTGGGAAGATCTACACTGACTCAGACCATCTTCTGAGACCTGGTAGGCAAAGCCAAAAGATCCCAGCCTTGGTGATAGAAAGTTTAGAAGAGTTTTTGACCCCCACCATAACTCTAGCAACCTGCTACCTTGCTATACTCCTCATTATGATCTAGacttaacattttcatttgggAACAAGTTCCTCCCCTACAGCTGGCTTCCCCGAAGTGTTAGGTCTCAATCTCTCCccccttttctaatttcttccctGCTGccacccccatctcctccccttTCACTTCCTGTCTCAGCTGTCACTGGACAGGTAAAGTTGGCACAGCTTATAGGATGGTAGGTCCTATCATGGTGCCCAGCCCCTGGGACTTCTTAGCAATTTGAGAGGCAAGTTTCCCAAATCCAGCCCAGGGTCTTTCTTGTAGCCCAGTTTTTTGGGAGGCATCTGGATACTGGGCAAATGACTGCTACAAGGGACAGAAACTGACAGGGAGACACTGAGGGAGCCAGGCCTTCTGTGGGAGGAGGCATTACTTTGGGGTGACTGCCCCCAGCTGTTTCATCTTCTCTTCTGAGGCTTTGTCTGGAAGCAGGACCTCCACAGTGAAACTGACCTTCTTGGCATGAATGAAGCTGTAGGTATTGTCAAACCGCAGGACATCTGAGGGGAGGCAGAAAACCAGACATTCAGGCAATTCTAACAAAGGGCAGCGAGTTTTGTTGACTGAACAAGGCAGTGTGGTCCATAATGAGGATGAAGGTGGCATAAGCAATGGTCCTTCACCTTCTGAAACTTAAATCAAGCTGGGTCGACAAGATattcacagagagaaaaaaatatatgagacgGAACATGCCGAGCGCCAGATGAGTGAGAGAGACAACCATATCTGTTAACAGCTTGGAAGGAGAGGGCCCTATTGACTGAAATCATGTAAAAAGGCTTTTCAGAGGTGTTAGAACTTGAACTGGGCCTTGAAATGGCATAGGAGAATTAGTAGCAGCAGTAGttgtcaaaataataatagttatggGAAAATGCCTACTTATGTGTCTCAGCCCTGGCTTGGTAATCTATATATACTACTAGACTATTGCTCCAAATAACTATGAATTCAGTATTAATCCTGCTTTATAGGGTATAAAAAGGAGGTCACTGTGTCACATGGTGAGGTGATAGAGCTGCAATTTCCCTCTGGTCTGCATTGTTGCCTGCCTTGGGCCCTGGAAAAAGACGAGCCCTGTTCAGTTTCTGGCCAAGgtaaaaaatacacagaattttTGAACCAGGAATTCATCCCAGTGAATTTGTCCCAAATAAATGGACACAGATGCTCATTTCGCCCCTGTTTGTAATCATAAATGATTAGGAAAACTCAAAGTGGGCATGCAGTTGGCAGAGAAGGCTTTGAAGCCTTGGCCGAGGAACAGACTGCTTTTAatctgaccctttttttttttttttttttgttgagaagTTGTTCCATTTCAGTCAAGTACCCCTTCAAGAGAACAGAGTGTGAGAACAAAAACACtcactctgccctttccctatCCAGGACTTCTCTCGCTTTTcccagcaaaaataaaaacttagaacaagcccccccccccaaaaaaaagtatatttaatccTGAGAATTAACCTCTCCTCTTTCCTGCccctaaataaaatacatagtttAGACCTTGAGTAGACACTCCACCCACACTTTTTTCACGGTATGAAGGAAGTATTACtcattgattttctctctgcACCAGAGGTTTTTCAGAACCAGTAGTCCCTCCGGAAAGAGAGACACTGCCTCGCTGTCCTGGACAACAGAGCCCTAGCAACTAGAATCAGTCATGCTAGAGGAAAGGTCTGAGCTCCTTGGACCAAGCACCAGGATCAAGATGGCTCTGCCTTGTATGATATTTTGCTCTCAGAAACAAGGAAGAGGCTGTTCTAAGGCCCAGGCCCAAGGGAAGTGGAGTTCATGAACTACATGGTTCATTTTGACACTAATCATGTACTCACAGGCCTGTAGGGCCCTCAGAGATCCTTCCAGGCTAGGGCTCCTCAACCTTTGTTGGGGAACTGGCCccttgagaatctgatgaaatcATACAACTTCAGATCCCCTGGACCCCATCATGGACCCTTGGGGGCAGGGGGTCCCAATGGGAAAGGCACCATTCTGAAGAGTCTCAGCACATGGGTGTAATCATGCCCTCTCGTTTATGTAcggaaacaaatatatattctaaattaacttccttttatttctcccagtGGGAGattatattgctttttaaatcatgTGTTTAGATGGGTTATATTATCCATGAATTTCATTTGAGAATAGAAAAGGGGATGTTAGACACTCTATATTATAAAAGGGAGGTGGTTTGGTCTTTTAAGATTCACAGTCACATCTATGGGGAGTCCACAAACCTCAGATTAAGACCTCCTGctctaggggagcctggctggctcagttggtagagcatgtgactcttaatctcagggatgtgagttcaagccccacgttgggcatggaacctacttaaaaaattaaattaaaaaaaaaaaaagacctcctgCTCTAGCCCACTCCCCTCATTttaagaaggaaagcaaaagctggggcgcctgggtggcttcgttaagcagccaactcttgactttggcacaggtcatgatctcacagttcgtgggatcgagccccacatggggctctgtgctgacactgcagagcctgctcgggattctctctctccctctgctccacaCCTGCTcatcctctcaaaataaacaaataaacttagaaggaggagaagggggagggggagggggaagaggaggaaagcaaAAACTACTTAGAGACACCTGCCCAAAACACTTGGAGAGTTGGTGGCACAGGGGGACTCAGAAACCAAGCCTCCTGGAGCCTGGCTAGACTCTCTTCTCCCCAAGACTCTCTTCTCCCCAACACTGCCTGGAAGTACTGTTGAACCTTCATCTAGTCTTTTAGGTCTTCTAGACCATGTTAAGTACTCCTGGCAGACAAAGTCTGTATCTTTTCTTCTGAATCTTCTTTCCAAGTATTCTAAACTCAGGCCCTCAGGAAATtttagttgagaaaaaaaataagtgaaatcaatTCAGACTTTGTTTCTCCTTCTCAGCCATTAAGTACACTTGGGCAAGGACCTGTGTGGCCTGGGGAGGATTAATGTGTTCTTACCACTGGAGGCTGGCACAGAGTTTTAATTTCTCCACTGAGCGATTATGTTCCACTTTGCAGGGGGTCACCTGCCTCTCCAAGGGCACTGCCCTCCCACAGGTAAGTTTGTAACCTAATACTGCATTCTCTCTGGGCTCAGGTCTAACCTGAGCCACGGCTCCAGACAACAGCTGATCCCACCTCATTGTCTTTACACCTGGGAGGTGGATGCCCTGACCTGCCTCTAATCCTCCTTGGAATGGACAAGAAGCGGCAGTCAAGGCCCCACAGGCCAAT from Felis catus isolate Fca126 chromosome D3, F.catus_Fca126_mat1.0, whole genome shotgun sequence encodes:
- the MTFP1 gene encoding mitochondrial fission process protein 1 isoform X1; the encoded protein is MSEPPPRGAERDIFRDTWVRYLGYANEVGEAFRSLVPAAVVWLSYGVSSSYVLADAIDKGKKAGDVRSPETGRSTRVTVAVVDTFVWQALASVAIPGFTINRVCAASLYILGTATRWPLSIRKWTTTALGLLVIPVIIHPIDSTHWSPAHHCPLSHRSVDFLLDSSLRKLYPSVEKPSSS
- the MTFP1 gene encoding mitochondrial fission process protein 1 isoform X2, whose protein sequence is MSEPPPRGAERDIFRDTWVRYLGYANEVGEAFRSLVPAAVVWLSYGVSSSYVLADAIDKGKKAGDVRSPETGRSTRVTVAVVDTFVWQALASVAIPGFTINRVCAASLYILGTATRWPLSIRKWTTTALGLLVIPVIIHPIDRSVDFLLDSSLRKLYPSVEKPSSS